In Eretmochelys imbricata isolate rEreImb1 chromosome 14, rEreImb1.hap1, whole genome shotgun sequence, a genomic segment contains:
- the SSTR2 gene encoding somatostatin receptor type 2 gives MDLAYELPNVTEFWFSSASQLDNFSTEMSANASQNTTGQHFDLTSNAILTFIYFGVCIIGLCGNTLVIYVILRYAKMKTITNIYILNLAIADELFMLGLPFLAMQVALVHWPFGRAICRIVMTVDGINQFTSIFCLTVMSIDRYLAVVHPIKSAKWRRPRTAKMINVAVWGVSLLVIMPIMIYAGIQNNHGRSSCTIIWPGESGAWYTGFIIYAFILGFLVPLTIICLCYLFIIIKVKSSGIRVGSSKRKKSEKKVTRMVSTVVAVFIFCWLPFYIFNVSSVSVSESITPTPFLKGMFDFVVVLTYANSCANPILYAFLSDNFKKSFQNVLCLVKVSGMDDADRSDSKQDKSRLNETTETQRTLLNGDLQTSI, from the coding sequence ATGGATCTGGCGTACGAGTTGCCCAATGTCACTGAGTTCTGGTTCTCTTCGGCCTCCCAGTTAGACAACTTCTCCACAGAGATGTCTGCCAACGCCTCCCAGAACACTACGGGCCAGCATTTTGACCTGACCAGCAATGCCATCCTTACCTTCATCTACTTTGGGGTGTGCATCATAGGCCTGTGCGGCAACACACTGGTGATCTATGTCATCCTCCGCTATGCCAAGATGAAGACCATCACCAACATCTACATCCTGAACCTTGCCATCGCAGATGAGCTCTTCATGCTGGGGCTGCCATTCCTGGCCATGCAGGTGGCTCTGGTCCACTGGCCCTTCGGCAGAGCCATCTGCCGGATCGTCATGACTGTGGATGGGATCAACCAGTTCACTAGTATCTTCTGCCTGACCGTCATGAGCATCGACAGGTACCTGGCTGTGGTCCACCCCATCAAATCTGCCAAGTGGAGAAGGCCAAGAACGGCCAAGATGATCAATGTTGCCGTGTGGGGTGTTTCCCTTCTGGTCATTATGCCCATCATGATTTATGCTGGGATCCAAAACAACCATGGAAGGAGTAGCTGCACCATCATCTGGCCAGGCGAGTCTGGCGCATGGTACACAGGGTTCATCATATATGCCTTCATTCTGGGCTTCCTGGTGCCCCTCACCATTATCTGCCTTTGCTACTTGTTCATCATTATCAAAGTCAAGTCCTCTGGGATCAGAGTGGGCTCCTCCAAGAGGAAAAAGTCGGAGAAGAAAGTCACCAGGATGGTCTCCACCGTAGTGGCAGTCTTCATCTTCTGCTGGCTTCCCTTCTACATATTTAACGTCTCCTCCGTCTCCGTCTCCGAATCCATCACCCCCACACCCTTCCTCAAGGGTATGTTTGATTTCGTTGTGGTCCTCACCTATGCCAACAGCTGCGCCAACCCCATCCTCTACGCCTTTTTGTCCGACAACTTCAAGAAGAGCTTTCAGAACGTTCTCTGCCTGGTGAAGGTCAGTGGCATGGATGATGCCGACAGGAGCGACAGCAAGCAGGACAAATCCAGGCTAAATGAGACCACGGAAACTCAAAGGACTCTGCTTAATGGTGACCTTCAGACA